A single region of the Arsenicicoccus dermatophilus genome encodes:
- a CDS encoding ABC transporter ATP-binding protein, producing the protein MTEQARTPHQAGQAALGELLAPVRGQLLAARVLGGLSALLAIAPYVALVELGRVLLDGSPDPARVETVTRWLVATFLTQLFVHFLALTVCHFADLRLARHIRAGLVDHLSRAPLSWFTAGNSGRVRKAVQDDIKTLHHLIAHAPVDTTMAVVTPVGLVAYAFVVDWRLGLLSIATLPAYVGLQLISMKGMGEKTAAMDQRLSEVSATLIEFCDGIEVVRAFGRAGEAHDRFRHASGRFVEFFLAWVQPLMRVSALSEALVSTSVLLFVNSAVGALLVRSGQVQVIDLLTTTLISLVVPGTVLVLGSSAWSYQLAGSAALRIRELLDTPALTDPGVGDGTPRPQDATVELDRVCFSYPGSTAEGAALTDVTATLPQGSVTALVGPSGSGKSTLATMVARFHDPTSGSIRIGGVDIREIPDVYEHVAFVLQNPQLPDIPIREIVRLARPDADDEAVVDAARRARIWDDIAALPEGLDSRAQLSGGQRQRIAIAQTILADRPVVILDEATTATDPDVEAEIQAALSELAVGRTVLVIAHSPESVLGADQVIALDRGKVACVLDHPSREDLTRLMSYDLSEMPHV; encoded by the coding sequence ATGACGGAACAGGCACGGACCCCGCACCAGGCGGGGCAGGCCGCTCTGGGGGAGCTGCTCGCCCCGGTCAGAGGGCAGCTCCTCGCCGCCCGGGTCCTGGGAGGGCTCTCGGCCCTGCTGGCCATCGCCCCCTACGTCGCGCTCGTGGAGCTCGGCCGTGTCCTCCTCGACGGAAGCCCGGACCCGGCCCGGGTCGAGACGGTGACCCGCTGGCTGGTCGCCACCTTCCTCACCCAGCTCTTCGTCCACTTCCTGGCGCTGACGGTCTGCCACTTCGCCGACCTGCGACTGGCCAGGCACATCAGGGCAGGGCTCGTCGACCATCTCTCCCGGGCACCGCTGTCGTGGTTCACCGCCGGCAACTCCGGGCGGGTGCGCAAGGCCGTGCAGGACGACATCAAGACCCTGCACCACCTGATCGCGCATGCTCCCGTGGACACCACCATGGCCGTGGTGACTCCCGTGGGTCTCGTGGCCTACGCCTTCGTCGTGGACTGGCGGCTCGGCCTGCTGTCGATCGCGACCCTGCCCGCCTACGTCGGCCTGCAGCTGATCAGCATGAAGGGGATGGGCGAGAAGACTGCGGCCATGGACCAGCGGCTGTCGGAGGTCTCCGCGACGCTGATCGAGTTCTGCGACGGGATAGAGGTCGTCCGGGCCTTCGGCAGGGCAGGAGAGGCCCACGACCGGTTCCGCCACGCGTCAGGTCGGTTCGTGGAGTTCTTCCTGGCCTGGGTGCAGCCGCTGATGCGCGTCTCGGCCTTGTCCGAGGCGCTCGTCAGCACGTCCGTGCTGCTCTTCGTCAACTCCGCCGTCGGTGCGCTCCTGGTGCGGTCCGGTCAGGTGCAGGTGATCGACCTGCTGACGACGACCCTCATCTCGCTGGTGGTGCCGGGCACCGTCCTGGTGCTCGGCAGCTCGGCCTGGTCGTACCAGCTGGCCGGATCCGCCGCACTGCGCATCCGGGAGCTGCTCGACACCCCCGCCCTGACCGATCCGGGCGTCGGGGACGGGACGCCCAGGCCGCAGGACGCCACGGTCGAGCTCGACCGGGTGTGCTTCAGCTATCCCGGGTCGACGGCGGAGGGCGCAGCACTCACCGACGTGACGGCGACGCTGCCGCAGGGGTCGGTCACGGCGCTCGTCGGCCCGTCGGGCTCCGGGAAGTCCACCCTGGCCACCATGGTCGCGCGATTCCACGACCCCACCTCCGGCTCCATCCGCATCGGAGGCGTGGACATCCGCGAGATCCCCGACGTCTACGAGCACGTCGCCTTCGTCCTGCAGAATCCGCAGCTCCCCGACATACCGATCCGGGAGATCGTGCGTCTCGCCCGACCTGATGCCGACGACGAGGCCGTCGTCGACGCCGCGAGGCGAGCTCGCATCTGGGACGACATCGCCGCGCTCCCGGAGGGCCTCGACTCCCGGGCCCAGCTGTCCGGAGGACAGCGCCAGCGGATCGCCATCGCCCAGACCATCCTCGCCGACCGTCCCGTGGTGATCCTCGACGAGGCCACCACGGCGACCGACCCGGACGTCGAGGCCGAGATCCAGGCCGCCCTCAGCGAGCTGGCGGTCGGCCGCACCGTGCTCGTCATCGCGCACAGCCCCGAGTCCGTCCTCGGGGCCGACCAGGTGATCGCCCTGGACCGGGGCAAGGTCGCCTGCGTGCTCGACCATCCCTCCCGGGAGGACCTCACCCGCCTCATGTCCTACGACCTTTCGGAGATGCCGCATGTCTGA
- a CDS encoding ABC transporter ATP-binding protein, producing MSDPHSSGVPTWRDPLLLQALHPHLSPEGRRAQRTFLVKCALGGVLDGTAVSLLMPLSSALAQDRPVGPLIALLGAVALGAGLLRYLSARSGYLTAVDYLNHSNERLGRCLAQLPLGWFSHDRTAVLARFVARDSVLVAETAAQLTGQIVTHAVALVTMVVGTLLWNPRIGLGLAALAPIIAIVLVLAQSVLRRSSTISIPSEDELAHRLVEFAACQPMLRAAGRSTRFAPLEEAARDNDRARLKEMWLSILPIMMNGTALQLLVVTAITLVVHGSLGAVTTVVFIGLLLRYARTLEQLGQLTLDLNPVRRPLQHLNAVCSTPSLPEPPSSAPHRGHTLELEHVTFGYDSGRPVVRDISFTVPERTMTAVVGPSGSGKTTIARLVARFWDVDAGTVRLGGTDVRDLRHADLMAQMSMVFQDVYLYDDTVLENIRVARPDANDAEVKAIADLAGVTPIAERIGWDARVGEGGRALSGGERQRVSIARALLKRAPVVLFDEATSALDAENEQNVLAAVQQLRASSTFLVIAHKLDTVRDADQIVVLDEDGHVAEVGTHDELHAAQGAYRRFWDRREAAVGWQLASGDPQGS from the coding sequence ATGTCTGACCCGCACAGCTCTGGAGTCCCGACCTGGCGTGATCCGCTCCTCCTGCAGGCCCTGCACCCGCACCTGAGTCCCGAGGGCCGACGGGCCCAGCGGACGTTCCTGGTGAAGTGTGCTCTCGGCGGAGTCCTGGACGGCACGGCGGTGTCGCTGCTGATGCCCCTGTCCTCGGCACTGGCGCAGGACCGACCCGTGGGTCCCCTGATCGCGCTCCTGGGGGCCGTCGCGCTGGGGGCCGGCCTGCTGCGATATCTCTCCGCACGATCCGGCTACCTCACCGCCGTCGACTACCTGAACCACTCCAACGAGCGACTCGGACGCTGCCTCGCACAGCTGCCGCTGGGATGGTTCTCCCACGACCGAACCGCCGTGCTCGCGCGATTCGTGGCCCGGGACAGCGTCCTGGTCGCCGAGACCGCCGCGCAGCTGACCGGTCAGATCGTCACCCACGCGGTCGCGCTGGTGACCATGGTGGTGGGGACGCTCCTGTGGAATCCCCGCATCGGGCTGGGACTCGCCGCCCTCGCACCGATCATCGCGATCGTCCTGGTCCTGGCCCAGAGCGTGCTGCGGCGCTCCAGCACGATCAGCATCCCCAGCGAGGACGAGCTGGCGCACCGGCTGGTCGAGTTCGCCGCCTGCCAGCCCATGCTCCGCGCTGCGGGCCGGTCGACGCGCTTCGCACCCCTGGAGGAGGCCGCCCGCGACAACGACCGCGCCCGGCTGAAGGAGATGTGGCTCAGCATCCTGCCGATCATGATGAACGGCACGGCCCTCCAGCTGCTGGTCGTGACCGCGATCACGCTGGTGGTCCACGGCTCCCTGGGGGCCGTGACGACCGTCGTGTTCATCGGGCTCCTGCTGCGCTATGCCCGCACCCTCGAGCAGCTCGGCCAGCTGACCCTCGACCTGAACCCGGTCCGCCGGCCGCTGCAGCACCTGAACGCGGTCTGCTCCACCCCGTCGCTGCCCGAGCCGCCGAGCTCGGCGCCCCACCGGGGCCATACCCTGGAGCTGGAGCACGTGACGTTCGGCTACGACTCGGGCCGCCCCGTGGTTCGCGACATCTCGTTCACCGTCCCCGAGCGGACCATGACGGCTGTCGTCGGACCGTCCGGCTCCGGCAAGACGACGATCGCGCGCCTCGTCGCGAGGTTCTGGGACGTCGATGCCGGCACCGTGCGCCTCGGTGGGACCGACGTCCGTGACCTGCGCCATGCCGACCTGATGGCCCAGATGTCCATGGTCTTCCAGGACGTGTACCTCTACGACGACACGGTGCTGGAGAACATCCGGGTCGCCCGCCCCGACGCCAACGACGCAGAGGTCAAGGCTATCGCCGACCTCGCGGGCGTGACCCCGATCGCGGAGAGGATCGGCTGGGACGCCCGGGTCGGCGAGGGCGGCCGGGCACTGTCCGGTGGTGAGCGGCAGCGGGTGTCGATCGCCCGCGCCCTCCTCAAGCGAGCCCCCGTCGTCCTCTTCGACGAGGCCACCTCGGCCCTGGACGCCGAGAACGAGCAGAACGTCCTCGCCGCCGTGCAGCAGCTTCGCGCCTCCTCGACCTTCCTCGTCATCGCCCACAAGCTCGACACCGTGCGGGACGCCGACCAGATCGTCGTGCTGGACGAGGACGGCCACGTCGCCGAGGTGGGCACCCATGACGAGCTCCATGCCGCCCAGGGGGCCTATCGCCGCTTCTGGGATCGCCGTGAGGCCGCCGTCGGATGGCAGCTGGCGAGCGGGGACCCGCAGGGCTCGTGA